DNA from Candidatus Zixiibacteriota bacterium:
ACATAAATTTAACATATAATTTTTCACACAAGAATCTCATCAGGCGATTACATTATATAATTATAGCGCTTAAAGACAGATTAAATTAATATCTGTTGTTTAATTGCCATTTTTCGGTTCAGCGAGAATCTGAACCTTTACTTTCGAACCGGCTTTTAAATAGTTTATGCTGTCCGGCATTACAATTAATCCATTAGCAGATGCAAATGCTCGAATGGAACTGGATTTTTTAAAGTCGGGAGTTACGGAAAATCCTTCATCGGTCAAGACAACTGTTCCCCTCATATAAGATGTAGACCTGCTATCCGATTTCAAATCTTTCGTCAATGTAGCATTTACTTCCGCCCGTTTAATTATTTGGCTGCCCATCATTTTCATCAGAGCCGGACGGATGAATTGTTCCAGCGATAAAAAAAATGAAAACGGGTTTCCTGATAAACTGAAAATTGGCGTGTTATTACATGTGCCAAATATAATTGGCGTTGTTGGTTTAATTGCCACCTTCCAAAACTTTATATCCATACCAATCTGTTCAAGCATCCGTTTAATAAAAGAGAAATCCTCAAACGATGGTCCGACTGAATTGATGAATAAATCATATTTCACTCCATCGTTAATTTTTTCAGTAATCTCTTTTTTGTCTTTCTTTACCAAACCAAGATCAAATGGTTCTGCTCCGTATTCCGCTAATTGCGAGTGTAAAGTATAGCGATTGGAGGATCTTATCATGCCATCCTGTAAGGGAGCTTTAACATCAACTATCCCGTTGCCGGCAGTTAGAAAAGAAACTCGAGGCACTCTGAAGCAATCAACCTCAGCTAAACCCATCACTGATAATATGCCAATATCAGTTGCGCTTATTTTTTTACCCCTGGGGATAACCAGTGTGCCCTTGGGAATATCTTCGCCTTTCATGCGGATGTTGTATCCAACTCGAGCCGGCTTGTAAATCAATACTTTTTTACTTGAATCTCGAACAG
Protein-coding regions in this window:
- a CDS encoding molybdopterin molybdotransferase MoeA — its product is MISVEKAVQIVLDTINVLKPEKVQILYARGRVLAEDVISNEDLPLFDYASMTGYALRAIDICKASSRNPVPIHLDGDITIGQKWETPLKPRHTVRINMGAPLPAEADSVLPEEHAVRDSSKKVLIYKPARVGYNIRMKGEDIPKGTLVIPRGKKISATDIGILSVMGLAEVDCFRVPRVSFLTAGNGIVDVKAPLQDGMIRSSNRYTLHSQLAEYGAEPFDLGLVKKDKKEITEKINDGVKYDLFINSVGPSFEDFSFIKRMLEQIGMDIKFWKVAIKPTTPIIFGTCNNTPIFSLSGNPFSFFLSLEQFIRPALMKMMGSQIIKRAEVNATLTKDLKSDSRSTSYMRGTVVLTDEGFSVTPDFKKSSSIRAFASANGLIVMPDSINYLKAGSKVKVQILAEPKNGN